The stretch of DNA GGTAGACACGACGCACACGTACACTGCCGGCGCGGGTGGCGCCGGCGCGGGCGCCTCGACGCCGCCGGCGGGTCTGGGAGGCGGGCGGATGCGCGGGAACAGCGCAACCGTGGTGGTGCACCACAGCATGGTCAAGCTGCCGGAAAAACCGATGATGCCGCGCGTGTTCGACGATCGCGTCGGCTACTTCTCGGTGCGCCAGACCGATTATGGCCGCGACGAACAGCGCGCGCCGCAACGCACTTACATCACCCGGTACCGGCTCGAAAAGAAGGACCCGAATGCCGCGCTCTCGGAACCTGTGAAACCGATTGTCTATTGGGTCGATCCGGCGACTCCGGCCAAGTACCGGCCCTGGATACGGAAGGCGATCACCGACTGGCAACCTGCATTTGAGGCGGCCGGTTTCAAGAATGCCATCATAGCCCAGGACGGCCCGACCCCGGAACAGGATCCGAACTGGAATCCGGAGGATGCCCGCTACTCGGTCATCCGGTGGCTGCCTTCCACCACGGAAAATGCCATGGGGCCGCACATCAGCGACCCTCGCAGCGGCGAAATCATCGAGGCCGACATTTCCGTCTACCATAACGTGTTGAATCTTGCGCGCGCCTGGTACTTCGTGCAGGCAGGCCCCCTCGATAAGCGCGCGCAAAAGCTGCCTCTGCCCGATGAGCTCATGGGACGGCTGATCGAGTACGTGGTGGCGCACGAAATCGGCCACACGCTCGGCTTCCAGCACAATTTCAAAGCCAGTTCCTTGTATCCGATCGAAAAGATCCGCGACCGCGAATGGGTCCATAAAATGGGGCACTGCCCCTCGATCATGGACTATTCCCGCTTCAATTATGTCGCCCAGCCCGAGGATGGAATCGATGTGAATGATTTGATTCCCGGCATCGGCCCCTATGACATCTGGGCCACGATGTGGGGCTACAAACCGATTCCGAGCGCAAAAACTCCGGACGATGAAAAAGCGACTCTGAACCAGTGGGCGCTCGAACAGGAAAAGACACCGTGGCTCCGCTTCAACACGGCAGATGCTGCCGGCGCCGAGCCCGGTGAGGAGAGCGAAGCGGTGGGCGACGCGGACGCCGTGAAGGCGACGTCGCTGGGAATCAAGAACCTCCAGCGCGTCATGGAATACCTTGTGTCAGCGACCACTACCGAAAAAGGCGAATCCTACGACGATCTGGCCGAGTTCTACGGCCGCGTGCTGAGCCAGTGGAGCCTGGAGATGGGCCACGTCGCCAACATCGTGGGCGGAGTCGACGGCGTGCAGAAAAACATCGGGCAGGAGGGCGTGCGCTTCACCCCCATCCCTCGCGAACGCCAGGCAATCGCCGTCAAGTTCCTCAACGACAATGCCTTCGCCACGCCGATGTACTTCATCCGCCAGGATATCCTGCGCCGCATCGAGCCTGCCGGCGCGATCAACCGCATCGGGAGGGCGCAGAGGCAGCTGCTGAACACACTGCTGAACCCGACGCGGATCGGGCGGCTGGTGGAATATCAGGCGGTCGACATGAAGAATGCCTACGCGCCGGGCGATTTCCTTGCCGATCTGCGCAAGGGTGTCTGGAAGGAACTGGATGGGACGGGGCCGGTGAAGATCGACACGTTCCGCCGCAATCTACAGCGTGGCTATGTCGAATTGATCGACAGCCGCATCAACCAGGCCACGACTACACCCGTTCTGGGTGCTGCCGCTGGCGGACCCGCCGTCGCCACGGATGAAGTGCGGCCCTTGCTGCGCGGCGAGCTGAAGACCCTCAGCCAGGCGATAAGCACCGCCGTGAGCCGCAGCGCCGACCGTGAGACGCGCTTGCACCTGGGAGACCTCAAAGACCAGATTGCCAAGGCGCTCGACCCGAAGTTCGCGCCGCCGTCGGCTCCCAGCGGAGCGCCG from Terriglobia bacterium encodes:
- a CDS encoding zinc-dependent metalloprotease is translated as MRFLIAVPLITALALAQVPTPPQDPQNPPEGQAGGRGAQAPSEPRPYDRVITKDAISKAGVFTVHQIRDTWYYEIPKSELNKEFLWVSQIKSNTDGAGYGGTALGSRVVRWQRMNNRVFLREVKYNVVADPQEPISLAVKNANNDAILRAFNVESIGKEESVVINVTPLFATDVPEFSARQAVGANAFDASRSYIERIATYPMNIEVDTTHTYTAGAGGAGAGASTPPAGLGGGRMRGNSATVVVHHSMVKLPEKPMMPRVFDDRVGYFSVRQTDYGRDEQRAPQRTYITRYRLEKKDPNAALSEPVKPIVYWVDPATPAKYRPWIRKAITDWQPAFEAAGFKNAIIAQDGPTPEQDPNWNPEDARYSVIRWLPSTTENAMGPHISDPRSGEIIEADISVYHNVLNLARAWYFVQAGPLDKRAQKLPLPDELMGRLIEYVVAHEIGHTLGFQHNFKASSLYPIEKIRDREWVHKMGHCPSIMDYSRFNYVAQPEDGIDVNDLIPGIGPYDIWATMWGYKPIPSAKTPDDEKATLNQWALEQEKTPWLRFNTADAAGAEPGEESEAVGDADAVKATSLGIKNLQRVMEYLVSATTTEKGESYDDLAEFYGRVLSQWSLEMGHVANIVGGVDGVQKNIGQEGVRFTPIPRERQAIAVKFLNDNAFATPMYFIRQDILRRIEPAGAINRIGRAQRQLLNTLLNPTRIGRLVEYQAVDMKNAYAPGDFLADLRKGVWKELDGTGPVKIDTFRRNLQRGYVELIDSRINQATTTPVLGAAAGGPAVATDEVRPLLRGELKTLSQAISTAVSRSADRETRLHLGDLKDQIAKALDPKFAPPSAPSGAPAGGRGGFSGDDRLQPGSCWPDYIIK